In Drosophila busckii strain San Diego stock center, stock number 13000-0081.31 chromosome 3R, ASM1175060v1, whole genome shotgun sequence, the sequence TCGACGAAAAGGAACAGAAGCAGCTGCTCATGGATCTCGAAGTGGTTATGAAATCAAATGAATGCATCTACATAGTGCAGTTCTATGGCGCGCTCTTTAAGGAAGGCGACTGCTGGATATGCATGGAGCTAATGGACACTTCGCTGGACAAGTTTTACAAGTATATATTCGAGAAGAAGCAGCGACATATACCAGAATCTATACTAGCTAAGATTACGGTGGCAACAGTAAATGCACTCAATTATCTAAAAGACGAGCTTAGGATAATACATCGCGATGTAAAGCCCAGCAATATTTTGCTGCACAGACGTGGTGATATTAAACTATGTGATTTTGGCATCTCTGGACAGTTGGTTGACTCGATAGCCAAGACCAAGGATGCGGGATGCAGGCCCTACATGGCGGTAAGccttatattaaaataaactgttACTATGCACTCATTtcacattaaattattcagCCGGAGCGCATTGATCCGGAGCGTGCCAAGGGATATGATGTGCGCAGCGATGTTTGGTCCTTGGGCATTACACTCATGGAGGTAGCAACTGGAACGTTTCCATATCGCAAGTGGGACTCGGTCTTTGAGCAATTGTGCCAGGTGAGCACACTTATTGAAGAAACTAATTAAGAAACATAACTACTAAATTGTATATTTCAGGTGGTGCAAGGTGATCCACCACGTTTGCAAACATCCTATAATGGCATGGAGTTCTCTAAAGAGTTTGTGGACTTTGTTAATACTTGGTAAGCACACTCTTGTGCATATATcctgtttttattaaaatgcatgttTCCTGTAGCCTCATCAAGAAGGAGAGCGACAGGCCCAAATATAGCCGTTTGCTACAGATGCCGTTCATACAACGTGGCGAGAATAGCCACACGGATGTGGCCGCCTATGTAACCGATGTGCTTGAATCCATGGAAAGTGATGGCATCACGCAGTTCACAACTAATCAGCCAGCAGAAAGTTAATCTAGTTTGCCCAGAAAGCCAACAAGTCATAacttaaataagcaaaacaaaacaacaaaaacaaatgcaaactaaacaaaaaggAGAGTAGATaaagaaaacacaaattgttgtcTACTTTATAGCATTCGTAGTAAAGGTAGCTCGTATTTTGTTAAAcgaaagcaaacacaaaaagaaacaacaatacaaaaaaagaaataagaaaGAAAACGCGAAGTAATTGTAAagaacataaataattgtgtatttgtgtgaAAAGTGTGTATGGACTTTATGATTATATTGCCCCAATAATATCTGTGTTTCAAGTAAACGTAAATTTATCCCTTTCTAATAAGTTGGATCGCCTAGCATTTGAAAGTTGATGCAGAATGTGTTAAATTATCGTTAATAAGGGCAACAGCTGGAAAAAatgataaacaatttttgatgGCATTTTACAAGCAAAATCAAATGGAAAATGTTAACTGTAAGGCTTACGAGCATCAAATAATCTACACACATTTacattaagaaaatataaaaaaaatacatttacaaatgtataaaacacCAATTGAAATAGCcataaattttttacattttatttgcatagttatatacatatattttgtattttgtttaaaattgtgtATTTGTTCATTTGCATCTAAAAGTTAagtaaaaagctttaaatatttgccacgtggctgcatttttttttaaattgtagtagaaatttatgcaaatccaTCAAAATTAATCCAATAATATACACAAAATACTAACAACACATTTAATCAcagatacagacacacaccTTCACACGTTTTTATGCGTAGTATTTAGCAGTTAAGccatacaaatatatagcaaaaacaaatgcaattgcagatTGTGaagtaataatatataaacaaaataaatgtattgtGCCTAAGCATATAAAACTGATTATAAAAATCGCAAATAAGTttgcaaacatatttaaaaaaaataaataaaacacatacataaaatatatgtaaaaggTAATTAGATTATTGAGCATTACTTAGCCAAGCTTATACACACACTTCAGCACATCGGCCATGTCACGCCCctacccacccacacacacacacagatacccacactgacacacacacagagacccTGACAAGCAATTGCACCGTCTAAGCTCCCGTCGCaagttaagaaaataaaacaaaacaaaaaagcaaattccTTGCCAAtgttttttctataaatatttttgcaagcgCCCATgtgaaagcaaaagcaactttattttgtatacatatacaattatatttacatacttatatatttgcatgtaAAGTGCGAGATGCAAAACACAAGACATGtcctaaaaaacaaaaatgtaatttaccTTTGTATGCCTGCAGTTTGTAAAtcttatttgctttttaattgtatgaaaataaaatgcctAGCTTTGTTgtatagcaaaaaaataaataaatgaatgtaacataagaaatgcataaaaggTGCACTTAAAGCCATGcggccacaaaaaaaattaaataaacgatatgcataattaaaatatatatttttaaaagagcGAGTTACTAAGCAAGGTCAAAGAACAAAAGCTTGACTACAATTATGTAAAGTTTCTAATTG encodes:
- the LOC108601727 gene encoding dual specificity mitogen-activated protein kinase kinase 4; the encoded protein is MAERPKNLFANTDGPSRSRILSDELSLNNLSLRHPPSSTSSTSSGSTSSGSSSSSQQSNMALRFGAQPSFVPAIPVPSSTAASTSSGSSSSATAADRHRERIRQQACGKLQFGEGAANTHQFTSDDLEDLGEIGRGAFGAVNKMIFKKLDKVIAVKRIRSTVDEKEQKQLLMDLEVVMKSNECIYIVQFYGALFKEGDCWICMELMDTSLDKFYKYIFEKKQRHIPESILAKITVATVNALNYLKDELRIIHRDVKPSNILLHRRGDIKLCDFGISGQLVDSIAKTKDAGCRPYMAPERIDPERAKGYDVRSDVWSLGITLMEVATGTFPYRKWDSVFEQLCQVVQGDPPRLQTSYNGMEFSKEFVDFVNTCLIKKESDRPKYSRLLQMPFIQRGENSHTDVAAYVTDVLESMESDGITQFTTNQPAES